The genomic stretch AGCCCCAGcgctggagtgggggaggggtgacgaTCCCTGGGCTGAGCTTTGACCGTTGGGCAGAAGAGGCAGCCTCTGGGGCAGCTGGTGATGGGGGGGTGAGCGCACAGCGAGGCTGGAACAGAGAGTACTGGGAACGAGGCCCTGGAGGCTGCTGGGGTCAGGGTGTGGTGGTCCTGAGGTACCTCCTACTAAGGGGGGTGGCTGAAGACTTTAGAGGAGGGGGTACAGAGGCTGGGGAGGACAGACTGGAGAAAGGAGAGTCCAGAGACAGGGCGGGAGTTTTCTGTGCCCTGCTGGCTGCCAGGACCCCGGCTAACTGAGGAAGCCTGCACCCTGACCAGTGGCCCCGACTTTGGGGACCAGACTGCACAGGGCATTGGCCTGGAGACTCAGCTGTCCTATGGGAACCATGTGCAACACTGACAGGGACTGTATGCAGTAGagatttaatagatgcttgttgattgagtgaaGACTATAGAGTGAGGGGTTGTCCTCCTAACTAGGGAGAAGTCCATGAGCGGATGAAGACGCCTTTATTGAGCACTTCCTGTACAAAGCCCGGGGGACCACAAAGAGAAAAGCCAGGCAAGCCCCGAGTCCAAGGAACTTGATTTCCAATGGGGGGGACCCCAGGCAGAGGAATTTTGATGGAAGTGACATTTAAGAAAACTGCTGTCTGCCTTGGGCCTTAACATCTCTGAGGtctgggctggaagcaggactTGGGGCCTGATGGTCACTCTATTCTCAGAAATGCTGGAATTggggtcctgggctgtctcccCTATGGTCTAAGGGAAGGTGGTGGTGATTTGACTCACCTGGCCTGGAGCTAGGaacacctgtgttcaaatctgtgaccctgggcaagtcacttcttctctgtctgcctcagtttttttatctgtaaaatggtgatcatGATGATCTTTGTAGAATCcacagcacagggcctggcacagtgTAGAAACATGAGTGTCTGTCCCATTGGTTAGCATGTGGGGCGGGCCGGGGGCACCTTTCTGTGGGATTTGCTTGTCTGGATGATGGTTGTTGGACCAGGTTGGAAGGAGAGCTGGTGGTCAAAGGCGCTGCCGGCCTCTGGGCTTCAGCTGGTCGGTGGTGGTAGCAgcgtggtggtggtgggggggggtcaTTGGACTTTATGGTGGAAGCAGGCAGGACTAGTGTCCTGGAGTCACCTCCTGCTCTTCCCGGGGTGCTCAGGGCCTGTGCTGTGGGCAGGGAGATGGTGGCAGTGGCCAGCTCCAGTGCCGATCCTTGCTCTGAGACTTTGTAGCTGtgctgacctctctgggccttggttcttcatctgtagaatgggaatgaGATCAGGGGTTGTGAAGCTCACCTATGGCAGGCAGGtggcaggcatttattaagtgcctgctgtgttccCAGCACCAGGCTCAGTGCTGGAGCTTAGAGATAAgccagagtccctgccctcaggagctCGAACTCTAATGGGGGGTGTTTGCCGTATCCCGAGGCTCAGCACCGTGCTCTACCGTTGTGAGTGCTCCCTGAAGGCTTCACTCCTCCACTGGGGTAGAGAGGTAATGAATAGGAGGATCGTTTCtcctttcttggcagagaagttCTCCGTGGGGCTGCAGCCAGGAACCCTGCTGGACCTTCTGCAGGTGGAAGGCATGAAAATCGAAGAGGAGTCGGAGGTAGGGGGAGTCTCTTCCAGCAGGGAGGAGCTGGTTACCACCCTTGCGCCCGCCTGCCCGGGGCAGGGGCCGGGTTGGGAGGATGTCCTCCTGTGACGTCCTCACTGCGGAGGCAGTGACCTTGGAAAGACTGTCAGCCCTGCTCTGGCCTGGGATGGGAGGGCAACCGGTGGCTGGGGGCACGTGTGGGCTGGGAACCGGCTGCCATAGCGACCACGGCCACCACGGGGAACTCATCTGCTTGCTTTGCAGGCCATGGCGGAGAAGTTCCTGGAGGGGGAGGTGCCCTTGGATACGTTTCTCGAGCGCTTCGCCTCCATGAGGATGCTGTCCCATCTGCGCCGAGTTCGAGTTGAGAAGCTCCAGGAGTTGGTGCGGAAGCCTAGGGCTTCCAAAGAGCCGCCAGCCAGGCCCGCGCTCCCACCTCGCCCACCTATCGAGACCACCACTGCTGTGGCAGATGCCCCGccctccctgcctgccccacCTGCCCCGCCTGCAGCGGGCCCCCCCTATCCACTCCCCTACAGCCCCTCTCCGAGCTTACCCGTGGGTCCCACGGCCCAAGGGGTTCTGCAGCCAGGCTCGTTCCCCATCACCTCCCAACCCTCTTTCCCCTACCACGTGCCTTCTGGCCCTGGTTATCCACCAGCCCAGCCTGGAGGGACCGCCCCTGGGCGCCCCTGGTCTCCACACTCATCTCCTGGACCGGGATACCCTTCGTCTCAGCCTGGGAGCTCATCTTCTGGACCAGTATATCCCGTGGCCCGAGGCCCAACTCCTAATCCAGGGTACCCTCAGCAGTCTTATTTCCCGGCAGGAGGACGACCCCCCTACCCAACCCAGGCCCCCCCCTACCCAACCCAGGCCCCAGTGCCTAATTTTCCAAGGCAGCCTAGACCCTCAGGGCCTCAGCGAGCCCCCTACCCAACAGGCCCCAGTCTTCCCTATGGGTTTCCCACACCCCAGGGGCCTGTCTGGCCTGGGTATTAGACACAATCCTCACACATTTGCCTCCCCTCACTTCCACCTGTGCCACAGACATTGGTCCCACCACTGCTGCTGCCTACGATTCGGGTTAAAGAGCTGTTGGCCCTGCCCCTGGACTTTGGAAGGAGGTTTGGCCCATGCAGGCACCTGATAAACCGGGGACGGTGTGGCTGTGGTGGCATGCAGGGGTGTTTTCAGAACCAAGGCCTGGCTCACACACGAAGGGATAAGGTCACCCCTGCAGACCTGTAGCTAACAGTGACCCGCAGTGTGAATTTCTATTGCAGTGATGGTCTTCTGGTCTACCAGCTGGTCAAGCGCTAGCCAAATAAGGGGGGAAGATGTGGAAGCTATTTGGGTACACACAGACATTGAAACCAAACCCCAAAGAATTCTGGGTGACACAACCTCACCTctgctcctccctttcccccctgctGTGGTTCTCTGTTAACACCCTCTCAGGGGACTGGCTGTTGCAGACACTGGCCAATCTTCAGATAACACAGCCATTGGAGCTGGCTATCTCTGCTCTAGGAGAGCCTGCCCTGGGCTTCCCCACAGGGTTAGGTTATTCACAGGGCACTTACTAATATTTTCCCAGATCTTTTACTTAGATAACAAATGATAAAACACTAGTAGGCAGAAGTCAGATACTGGCACCGTTGGATGGTTACAGAGGCGGTGGGTGGGACAGGCCAAGCACCAGAAGCTCTGAGAAGTTGGGGCAGATGCTGGGCCCTCTGGCAGAgactggggtggggagtgagCCGCTGCAGTAGAAGTTGGGGCTCATAGAGGCAGTCGCCCTCATTACGTTGCCCTGGGTTCCTTCTGAGCCACCCCCTTGCCCTTCAGTGCCTTTGACCTTGGTAGCCTCATTCCCTCTCCATTGttccttttccttgtttctcttaGCAAACAAAGTCATCCCCAAATGGTGCTTTCCCAACActaatatgtcatttgatctctCCTGCATCCTCCATTTGTTCTTGGGACCTACGCTATCCCTTGTTTTCGTTATTGGCCGCATCCATTAGATCGTGGTTGCACGAGACCTGTTAAGTAATAAGGGGTGGGGTAAGAACAGACCATAGTGGGGTTTGATGGGTGGAGCATTAATGGGGTCTTTCTGAAATGAGGTCACTCGGTCAGACGCTGGAGCTGCTGTCTGTGTAAAAGTTGAATGTACCTTGAACTGTCCAAGACTGAATTGCTAACCCTCTGGCAGAACTTGAATGATGAGGGGAATGTATCACTTTTGATTTCTGGTGCCCCAAATGAAGGGTTGGAAACGCCAGATTGCTTTCTCAACATGTTGCCAAATTCTGCTTGCTTTCCCATAAGTTATTTATAAAGAGAAATTGCTAATGGGCTCTACTGGTTTGAATGCTTCTGGATTAGATGGATGATGTCCCTCATCTATGATTAATCACTACAATAAAACCAGATGCGCTTTGTGCAGTGTCCCGGCTATGGTGGGTTGTCTGCTTGGAAGGTGTGATCGATCTTGGGCAGCATTGCCCACTGGAAATGCTTCCTTTCATCTTTAACAATAAAGCCCTGTCCTCAGCCATCCATCTCCTGCCCTCAGATCTTTGGCCAGGTCTCTGGGGCCTCATTGGTAAGGCCTTCATTTCCTTTTAACCACCCagacttggtttcctttcttcACCGTTCATATTTCCCTTATAATCTCTGCTGGACCATACTTTTCTGTTGTCCAAGCACTCTGGGCCATGCCTGGGTTCAACTCACCATTTTGTAAGCAATGAGGGCCCGACAGCCCACAAGCagccccatccatccatctctgttTAGCTGCTAAGTGACCCTGCCACCAGCTGGAGTGACACAAGAATGTGGCCTGCCCTGGCACCCCCCACTTTGAAGCACTGATTGGCATTCAAAGCTGTTGGCATATCATACGTGAGTGTGAGAGCTGTTCCCTAGGTGAACTCCTTAGCTTCTCCCACTGTTCTAGGGCCCCTGTCCCTTGGGATGAGGGGGAAGTTTTCTGTGAGCTATTCTTAATGGGAGCCCAGAGAAAGGCAGCTTGGGAAGAGCTTGGGCTCAGAAGAGGCAAAGGTTTGAATTCCAACCCTTACACTAACAAGCTGGCCAGTGCCCTTTTCTGAAccctggttttctcatctgtaaattgggataacacctacctctcaggggtAGCTTCAAAGGGCTAGAACTATCCACCATCAAGGTCAAAGGTAGACTGTAAGGGACCCCAAGTGCCACTGAGAACCCCCCCTAATTTTTTAGGGAAGGAAATAGAGGCTCAGAAACAGAAACTCCTAGTCTAGCAGcaaatttggatttgaactctccgTTGCAAGTCCTTTGCTAACCTCAGAATGTCACCAGCCCAGTGACAAGCAGGCAGTCAGTGATACTCTGTGAGATAATGAATTGATAAACTTGTTATCTCTCAGGGCTGTCTAGGTACAGGGTGCATTCAAAGAGCCCTGAGCAACTTGTAAATGAGGGAGCACGTTGACCCCTTGACTGAGAGTAAAGTTGGAGGGGCTAAGCAGATTTCCAGATGCCTGCCTGCAAATGCACCATCCAAGCTCATTACGATGAGAAATTCAGCGAAGTCAAGGAGATTTGGCTACATTTCTCAATATAATGAGCTTACATGGTACATTTACTGGGCACTTGAGGTAGGCAGACACAAAACTGGCCAGACCCAGGGGGATCGAACAAACGACGGCTTTGGAGGAAGCAGGTCCCAACGTCCCCGTAGGTAGCAGAATTAGGTGGTCCTTTGGATCGGTGCCGACGTGgtctgtttttataagatgttAACATACTACCAGGAAAGGGTTTTATTTAGAGACTTCTTAGTGCGTCTCGCTTTACCTGCAAGctcacttctctttcccctccttatgCTCCGACAAAGTCACATATATTCACACGATGCTTGCCCCATCCCCGACAGCTACCTCTCAGATGCCAGATGCTCACTCGCTTCTAGAGACACCTTGGGCACATGCCCAAGGGCTCTTGCCACATAGATAGCCAAGCTATTCACAGCATAGTCAGCCCACCCTGCAGCATCGTGATTtctaactgaagagaaaattttccATCTGGGAAGAGGGATTCTACCCAGTGGGCAAAGCGTGTCTGCTTCATTTTCAGCTGCCAAGCAGTCGGGATGGTCCCATATGCCTTGAGGGATGGGGACTTAGTGTATCGCTCCAGGAAGGCTGAACCGGGACCAACCCAGAACTGTCTCGAGGGACTCGGGCTGAGTCAATGTCTCAGCCTCATTTTTGCCTCTTGCCAGATAAGGAGTTGGGAGACGGGACCCCTTGGGTGCTTTGGAGCTTGAGCGCCCCATTCTGCTTTGCTTCCTCCTCTGGCCTGCTGAGCACACGCTCCATGGAACCCTTTTCTGTGGTTTGCCTTTACCGCGCATTATCTTCATGAGATGGTGGTGATGTCACCGTTCTGAAGGCCAGGAAATGATACAGCTGTGGGAGAGCCTGGTGCCCAAAGCGTTACTTTTGGGATAATAATTTAGACTTGAGGTTCGGCCGGCTCTTTCTGGCATGTTCCCTGGTTACTGAGAATGTGAGGGCCAGAGATGCCAGCTGGGTGACTGTGTGAGCTTTCTTTGCCTGGGAAAGGTCCAAGAATGCCCATAAGCCCTTGGGCAAAAATGGACCCAGGAAAGGGCTTGAGGAGGCCAGTCCTCTGCCAGTCAAACAGCCCCCAGGGCTGCTGGACTGAGCATCTGGACATGAGGAGCTTCCCAGAGGAATCTGAGGGACAGAATCAAGGCCTAAGAAATTGAGAAGTCTGGCCAGATGAGGCATTCCAGCCGTAGGCTGCTGACCCACTCTCTGGTGACCCATGAGCAGGGCTTCCAGTTTGGTACCAGTGGGTTGGGCCCCCAaaccagggccagggctttacaAACTTCTTTGGGAGCAAGATCAAAgtaaacgctggccctggatggACTCAtccggggtggggggtgggggtgcggTCCTTTGGCTGATGGTCCTCACTCACTGCCCTGAGATCTCAGGAGAGGAAAGAGCAGCTGGCTTATGGGTctggagaggggtggggggatCAAGCGGGCTCTGGAGCCAATGTCCTGGGGCTAGTTTCTGGCTCTCTGTCTCACCCTGTCCCCATCTCcgtccccatctctgtctctcaaacacagacacacacatacctgCACACGTACACGCACACACGTGGCAAGCCTGCTCACGTTTGCATCCCTTCTTGTCTCGGGAGCTCTGGAATGAAATCTCAGGGAATGTTCAGACTTCTCAGGTTGTATAGAAAGCATTATTTacacaaaacattaaaaacattctCATCCAAAGATACCAGTGTGAATTCTTTCCTGCTCCTCATTAGAGGAAGGGTCTGGAGTTGGAGGCCTGGAGCAGGGAAGGCCGGCCCTTTCCAGCGACACTGTGGCCGTGGGCCCCGGGGGGGGTCAGGAGGCAGCTGTGGGCCCTGTGGCCAGGGGATGTGGCTCTGGGAGCCCCTGGCCCTTTCCCAGGGGAAGCCTGTGTTCTGCAGGCAGGGCCTTGCATTTCACAGAGATGGgaaggatgggaagggaaggactgggggagggggggttggggaggCGTTCCCTgggttggggggaggcagggatggaGCCACTCCTGCAGGGGAAGGAGGGCAATGAGACATGGTAGTGGTGACTTTACTTCTGCCCCTTCACAGCTGGAAGTAGAATCGGGAAATCATGAGTTAGGACTTCAGAAGGTTCTCAGGAAGACGTCTTGTGCCTAGAGACACGGCTTATTCACAGGTCAGCCTGGACGATAAGAAAACAAGGCATTAACAGGAAGCATCACATCATCGGCTTGGGCCAGAGAGGCCGGGTGTGAGCTGGGAGCAGGATCGAGTAAATGACAGTCAATCcaaggagaacagaaggagactCCACCCGGAGGCAATGCCCCCGGCTCCTTCAGCCCTCCATGGGTCCCCGTAAcctcagggctggaagggacccagCCTTAGCTGAAGCACAGATTCCCACGATACCAAGCCCAGCCATAGTCTCTGCTTGCTGACCTCCactgacagggaactcactacctactGAGATAGCCCAATCAGCACCTCTGTGGTTTCTACTCATTGGTctgagatggagaaaaattttgatTTCTCTCCCCCATGATAATAGCCTTTTAAACATTCAGACATCAAATCTATTCCCCAAGCTGCCTCAACCCCACCCAGTCATCTTCTCTCCATGCTGAACCCGGTCTCTCTCCCCACGCCTGCATCCTCTCTCTGCAATTATTTAAACcagtcaatcaagaagcattcttttggggggggggggcaatgagggttaagtgacttgcccagggtcacacagctagtaagtgtcaagtgtctgaggtcgtatttgaactcaggtcctcctgaatccagggcccgtgctctatccacccgcaccacctagctgctgcactGTCTCCATCTAAAGGGCGGACAGCTCTTTGTAAACCAAAGCCTCTGGGCAGTTTTAAACTGCCGAGATGCCCCGAGACCTCGGTGTGAGCTGCTGGGGCTGGTCAGCGCCCCTTTGGGATAGAAAAAATGCCGTCTTCGGAACCAGATCTGCTGCCTCTGCTTCTGGGACTCtgtcctcctgtgtaaaatgggaGAGCCGGGCCCTGAGAGCCCGTTAGTGCTCAGGCTTGTGACCCCTTCTCCAGCCCCTGCTCTGGAGGACAGGGAGATGGTGGAAGGTGccaaggaggcagggaggagaggaggagaatcaAGACACAGTGTCCACGAGTGGcattgtcagggaaaaaaaaaaaaaaaagcagacgtaggggcagctaggtggcgcagtggataaagcaccagccctggattcaggaggacctgagttcaaatccaacctcagacacttgacacttactagctgtgtgaccctgggcaagtcacttaaccccaattgcctcactaaaaagaagaagaagaagaagaagaagaagaagaaatgggaatgTTTGACCCCCCAGTTacaaaatctgggttcaaatactgtcttTGACGCTtgtatttgtgtgaccttgagcaactgAATCACTTCCCCTTTGAGAGTCAAGATggggtagaaagagcactggacttggaggaaGGAGACCCGGGTTTGAATGCTAGCTCAgttgaaccctgggcaagtcactagacttctccgtctcagtttcctcatctataaaatggagatgacggggtgtagtgaggatcaaatgagagattcaTAAggggctttgaaaaccttaaacaCCCCACCAGGTGGCTGTCTGGTGGCCCTTCTGTTGCAGTAGCCAGACTTCACTCAAGCCTTTCCACTTTGCTATGTGGCTGGCTTAGAGAGGGCCACCTCCCTGTCACGGGGAGATCTCTAAGTATGGGCCTCTCTGCAGGCCAAGTCGGTGCCCTCATCCATAAAGTCGGGGTGATGATGCTGGGGGACCCACCTCACAGACGGGAgctgggatcaaatgagacaataaacaCCAAGTGCTTTGCAGACCCCAGATTGGTATAGACGGGTCGGTCCCCAGTGTTATCATCTCTGATGTCTGCCCCCTCTGACTCATAAGCTGTAGGCCAGAGACCCAGGAAAATGGGAAGGGACCTCGGACGCTGTCCagtccaactctgtcattttacagaggccggggaggtgaagtgacttggtgCGGTCTCCTCGgtggtaagtgcctgaggcaggattgggATCCAGACCAAGTCCCTGCCCTGGTCCCTTCTTTCCACTGTTCGAGGCTGCGGCCACATTTGCATGATTCGTCATCAGTGAAACCACTTCCTCTGTGGGGGCTGGTCCCCAGGAGAGAGCCGGCTCCCTCCCtccaggagctgtggctccccgTGCCCTTAGTCCCAGCTAAAACTCCATGTTCAGGAGCAGCCTTGCCCAAGCCCCCTTCCTGCTGGTGCCTTGCCTCTGGATCATCCCCACTTTATGCCCGGGAGTTCTGGTCTGTACACAGTGGATGCCAGGTGGGCTCCCTCGTTACACGTGGAGCTCCTTGGGAACACAGGGTATCCTTCACCCTTCTTTGTGTTCCTGGTGTATAACAAGGCTCTGCGGGCAGAATGCTTGTCCCCTGTGTCTGCCACGGTGCCAGGCTCTCCGGGCTGGCAGGAGAGCAAGGCTGGCATCCTCAGTTCTCTGGGGAATTGGGCGGCCCCTGGACTCACCTGTCACAGCCTCTGGGCCCCGTGCAGGTCATAGTCGCTGTCAGAGGAGTTATCTGGCGGGTTGGAAGACCGATTCAGGGCTCCTTCCAGAGCTGGAGAGAGAAAGCAGAGGCTGCTTCTCAGTGACCTAGAGAGGGCAGAGCTTGTCGGGGAGCCCCAGGCCACACTCTTCCTAAACCCAGAGCTCAGACCAGTTGGAAGAGGTGGATGCCTCTGTCCTGACTGGCTCCTAATGGGTGGCTGTTCAGTTGTTGTCAGCCCTGTCCAACcctctgggaccccatttggagtttccttggcagaaACACTGGACTGGTTGgccatttcttcctctagctaatttttttgggggggcaatgggggttaagtgacttgcccagggtcacacagctagtaagtgtcaagtgtctgaagccggatttgaactcaggtcctcctgaatccagggccggtgcttaatccactgcaccacctagctgcccctctccagctaattttacagaggaagaaactgaagcaagaagagttaagtgacttgcccagggtcacacagctagtgagtgtcttgaggccagatttagactgGAGAAAGTGaatcatcctgacttcaggcctggcattctgtgcactatggcgccacctagtggctcATCTTAGGTGTGGATAAAAATCCTTTAATGCAAGACAGTGTGTTTTAGTGAAAgggggccttggattcaggagacctgcattcaaatcctggctttgccacttctGACCTGTAGGAATATGGGCAAGACATGTCCCATCtcggggtctcagtttcctcatcttatttatttatttatttatttatttattcattcattcattcatttatttatttatttatttatttatttatttatttatttatttatttatttatttatttatttatttactcactcacttatttatttatttatttatttatttcctcatcCTTTTCTTAGAAAGAGGAGCCTTTTGTCTTCTTCAATGAGGACAGGGTAGAATGcaatatagttgttttttttttcttttacttaccccacaatttttatttccaaattgccTCCCAAGTCCATTACGATTTTGGGAGTGTGAGGTAAAGAGAGGAGCAAGATAAGATCTGAATATTGTTTTCCAGATGCCCAAACATCTAGAAATGGGCAGCGGTGGGGCAAAAAAAGAATCTGGGAATGAGAAAAGCCCTGAGCATCAACTAGGTCTCTGACAGGATAGGCAGAGGGCTAGAATGGGGAAGCAAGAGGTGTTGTGGGCAGGTGGTGAATCCTCATTGTCCAGTCCTGGCTCAGATGCATGCTCTTATTTGCCAGGATTTTCTTCAACATTTTTGTTGATGATCTTCCTCTATagatttccttctctgttttatccttccctggtttaggtattggACCTATATTTGCTTTATAAAAGGAGCTTAACAGAGTGCTTTccccatctttgtttttttttttttaatttttgctttcccCATCTTTGAGATATATCTGTTTATACTCAGCTTAAACTCCCATCCAACCTAATAAACTTTCATTAAGCACCATTATATTCGAGGCGTTATTTTAGgagctgggggtacaaagacaaaattgaaaaaaatagtcTTTTCCCTCAAGATTATATTatagaaggggagggggcagcaaaaTATCCacatgataatttgaggaggaggaaagaaagctaGACTTGGAGTCCAGTGATCTGgtcaactctgccacttactgcctgCCTGAGTAAGTTACTGAACCTCACCTTCCACACCTgacctctgttttcttctctgatcAGTGAAGGGGGTTGGTCTCAATGGCTTCTAACAtcacttcctgctctaaatctcgCGTCTGGCGTGTGGGCCTGTGATGGACAAGTGCTCAGGACATTCTGAATACAACAAAGCATCAAGTTCTAAAGCTGCTGGGCTTTGCTCTGCTCCCTGTCCCTCCCCAGTCTGCCTGTCACTTCTGCAGCCACTATACGGTCCCCAACTAGTCTGGAAGACGGGTGGTGCCTTCCTAAGTATCTGCAAAGAGGCCCAGGAGACAGAGGCCAAAGCAGCAGTGGGCACTCAGGGCTGGCCTGGGGTCTCGGGGAGCAGCTGGCCCTGATGTCCGGGTGATGGTAATGGCCTCAGGATGCATTACCACAGTAAGTGAGGTTGTCTCTCTGGGGGCTGCCCAGGCCTCTGTCTCCCCGGGGGCACCTCGTTGTCTGGGGCTGTGCCTACTTCCGTGCCTGCCTCCCACAAATGCGCTTCTgtattctggaagaggaccagaaCGACATCACCTTGTTGGGGACAAGGTACAGTGTGGCTGCCGTGGCTGATCAGACCACGCGAGGTTCTGCCATTGGTCCAGCAAAAACACCCTCTAGTACTGTTGGGATGTCCGTGGGCATGGGGGGAGGTCGGCGGAGGGGGTGCTCCCCgtgcccccaccccctttctttgTTAGAGTCGGGGTAGGGGGTGAAGTGTAGGTAGAGtcctggacttagaatcagggagacctg from Dromiciops gliroides isolate mDroGli1 chromosome 6, mDroGli1.pri, whole genome shotgun sequence encodes the following:
- the VPS37C gene encoding vacuolar protein sorting-associated protein 37C, translated to MEELKDRSVEELEKLQDDPEEIDRLVMESPEVQDLQLEREMALATNRSLAEQNLEFQSPLEISRSNLLDKYQELQKLVEKCREQKAQLEKFSVGLQPGTLLDLLQVEGMKIEEESEAMAEKFLEGEVPLDTFLERFASMRMLSHLRRVRVEKLQELVRKPRASKEPPARPALPPRPPIETTTAVADAPPSLPAPPAPPAAGPPYPLPYSPSPSLPVGPTAQGVLQPGSFPITSQPSFPYHVPSGPGYPPAQPGGTAPGRPWSPHSSPGPGYPSSQPGSSSSGPVYPVARGPTPNPGYPQQSYFPAGGRPPYPTQAPPYPTQAPVPNFPRQPRPSGPQRAPYPTGPSLPYGFPTPQGPVWPGY